The following nucleotide sequence is from Vitis vinifera cultivar Pinot Noir 40024 chromosome 14, ASM3070453v1.
ATCAATTCTCATATTATATCTCAATCAAACATAATCCAAACTAATCATGAGATGTCTGACTTTTATCCACAAACTCtcctactattattattattattattattattattattatgttatcaAACTCATGTCAGgatttatcatcttgaaccctACAAAACACGGGTGAGccattgttttttgaaaagcaATATTATTGCAAAtctaaaatataagttttattttctttttaaaattaaaaatatttatattaaaaaatctagCAACCCTTCTGAATGCAAAAATGAGCCCGATTAAGAAGATGACCATCCATTTGGTAGTTGTTTGGTAAGTTTGGTGGTTgggaaaagaggaagaaaacttGGGAAAATCAGGAGTAAATATCATCGTCTTCTCATCTTTCTTGGGCTCTtccataaacaatttttttcccatCTTCTTCTCAAATGGAAGAAACCCCATCTGCGGATATGGAGATCAGAGCAACAAAGATTGTGAGGAGATCAATCTTCATCTTTCTCAAGGATTATCAGTTTTTCACCAACATCCCGGTTCTTCTCATGCTTCCTTTCTCTGTTTTTGTTCTTCTCTTGCAGGCCTTTTCCTCCTCTTCCACTTCACCACTTTTTGTCATCCATGCTCTTGGATTTTCTCCCTCTTTGCAGCTGTTTTTGCTTAGTGATTTTGGTGTTTCTTACAGCatcttttcctctgttttcagTCTCCCCTTCACACTTTCCTCCCTTGTCATGGCAAAGGGTTATATAATTCAAGCTTTGAATCAGCATAAAATGGTTCTTCCGCCATCCTTTTCCTCTTTGGTTTCAATTTACAGGTCCCTCTTCCTGACCCAAGTCTGCAATTCAGTGATCATCTTCACAGCCAACGCAGTTGCCTTCTCAGTCCTGTTCATGGGGTTTAATTCCCTTGAATCATTTGACTCTTCATCGAAAAATCCTCTCATACTGTTTGTCGCTAGATCTTTTTCTTACTCCTTTCTGGCCAACACCATGGTTCTCTGCAACTTTGCTTTGGTTGTGACAGGGATGGAGAATTGTTCCGGGTATTTGGCAGTCTTTAAAGCCTGCAGTTTGCTGAGGAGGTGTGGGAACTCAAGGGCTCTGCTGATGGCTCTGCCAGCTAATTTGGGTGCTGCTGCTGTTGGAGCATTGTTTCATTACCGAATTGTAAGAGCTTATCACCTTTCTGGAAGGCCAGGCTGCATTTATATGGCCTTGGAGGGGTTGCTCATTGCTTACTTGTATTCCCTCCTAATTGTTCTTGACACAATTGTGAGTTGTTTGTTCTTCAAGAGCTGTAAGCCAACTTTTCAGATGGATCAAACTGGTGGATGCCATTACCAGATAGAGCTTGTCAAGGGAGAAGACAACGGCACTTATGCAAATAGGAAAATTCCATGAGTAGCTTTTGGAGGAATAGACTATCTTCTAGTTGCTGTACATACAAATGAAGAACAAAATTCAATCTAACACAGATGCAAATGAAAAACCAAACCATACCAAGAGCTGGAAAAAACAAGTAGGCCAACTTGGTTTTCTTTTACCTTGTAGGCACATAGCTCTTACAGATGATCATAGAGAAGTTGGTTGTAGtttcttacattttcctttCATAGAAAAGTGAATTTAGCGGCAAAAATTGCAGCAATTCtaatcttttatttctttaatatttttcagaaACAAAGAAATATGGAGTGGTTTGGCAAGAAACATGTATGAGTAATTCCATTTTTAACAGAAACCAAAAGCAAGAAGGAAAGGCGCTGCTGCAATGCcatgttttttttcttggacACCAATATGTAGCCCTTCCTTTAGAACAAACAGTTTTATGTGGGAAAGTTGAAAACAGTTGATTGGTCTCCCACACCATTTGGGAATGTggaatcaaatatttcaaaccaTTTTTGGTTGCAGTTGAGGAGGCACATCCAAATTTGTCTTGTTCTCCCCGTAACATAAAGGTTTATGGCAGTTTAGCTCAAAGAAGATGATGCCTTTTTCCAGATGAGAAGACACATCCAAGCCCTTCTAATTGAAGTTTTTTTGGCAGTTTAGCTCAAACAAGATGATGCCTTAAACATAACTAGCTTCAAATCATGGCCAGAGGCAAGGAGGAGTTTACTACTTTGCCTCTAGAAGGCTTGTACtgatagaataaatgtggaccgACATTAGCTATCTATTTATATACGATTTCTATTTGATCTAGAGTATGGGTCATctaatgtgtagagcccaatgtCATCACGGgccttagatgatgggcctaagactcTTGAGGCCCAATAGCCAATGGGTATGatccctaaggcaggagggtataaaatAGGGTGAGACTTTTATCTGTTCTATTATGTTATCACACCTTTTGAAATAAAGAGGAACCTGTTCTCTCCCGCTCCCATCGTCAAAGAGAATTCAGAGAAAATGTGGTGCCCTCCacagccttagaagatccatacatTTTCATCAAACGCATAAAATGGATTCGGGTATGTTCCATAAAATGGAAGGCATGT
It contains:
- the LOC100256060 gene encoding uncharacterized protein LOC100256060 yields the protein MEETPSADMEIRATKIAFSSSSTSPLFVIHALGFSPSLQLFLLSDFGVSYSIFSSVFSLPFTLSSLVMAKGYIIQALNQHKMVLPPSFSSLVSIYRSLFLTQVCNSVIIFTANAVAFSVLFMGFNSLESFDSSSKNPLILFVARSFSYSFLANTMVLCNFALVVTGMENCSGYLAVFKACSLLRRCGNSRALLMALPANLGAAAVGALFHYRIVRAYHLSGRPGCIYMALEGLLIAYLYSLLIVLDTIVSCLFFKSCKPTFQMDQTGGCHYQIELVKGEDNGTYANRKIP